attttttttaatgtgttttgtgtACAAAGAATCCatgatttatatttatgtctacACCCTTCTATATCAAATTTTTGAGTCTTACCATGATTAAAAGGTACATTCAAACAAATCATAGCTGACTCTCAAAAGATAAGTCAGTTTAGGATCTTACAATAAATCAGCTATAAGTAAGAAAGAAGTCAAGATAATCAAGTTGACTGTCTCTTTTGGTAAGTTGTATTAGgaaaagcaatatatatattttaaagatataccTTTCAAAGAGAGTTTATAAATTGAGGTTCTGTGTATAAGAATCCAAAACCTatcttaccaatgtcaagaacaGATTTGTGTAAGAatgaagggaaaaggggaaaagaaagaaaagacagttttAGAATGGCTGCAAAAGAATACAGATGTTTGGGAAGATAAGAATTAGCTTATGCAGAAATTCCTGGGTTGGAAATTCAAGAAGGAATAAGGTAGAGATCTAGGGTGAAAGCTTAGATAGCATTTCTAACCTACAGTGTCTGCAGAGGCAGGATGATAGACTCCTCCGTAGGGTAGAAGCAGTAGCATGGTCTGGGGTTTCTCCCTCACTATAAGCTCCCTAACCAATCAATAAATATCCCTTCACTAGGAATTTGGAGGGAAGACTGAACTCCTGACATACAAGAGTGATACAGAGGTGAAAGGCCAATCTTATAGTTCCAAACAATATTAGCTCTAaccaagcatttcttttttttttaattttttaaatgtttatttatatttgaaagagagagacagagctcaagtgtgggaggggcagagaaggagggagacacagaatgtgaagcaggctccaggctctgtgctgacagctcagagcctgatgtggggctcgaacccacaaaccatgagatcatgaactaaagttggatgctaacctactgagccacccacatgcccctaacccaatgtttcttaaattgcattccacagagcatgagtgtcaagcaaaatatttatattctgagTCCCAGAGGACTCCTATTATCCTGGTATTTAAAAACCATGTTAAATACTGAGGAATCCATGATCTTCACATCTCAGAAACCACATTTTTTCTATAATTCTGAGGACAGACATGTTTACTCAATGGAAGTCCATAGACTTTGGTCAGACACAAGGCCTACCCTGGTACTTACTGCTATAGAGCCTTGGACAAGTTGTTTAACTACTTTGAGCATTTgattcttcatctgttaaaagaaaataataattagtaCCCTGCCTCAAAGAGTGGTAAAACTTAAGTGACAAAATGTAGTGTACATAgtatacattaagaaaaacaatgccAAAGACGTATGATAGATACTAAAAAATATAGTCTTACTCCATATTATAATCTGTTATTCAACAAAGATAATTTGGTCCTGCCACCCACAAGCCAGCAACAAAACAACTCACCTAAAAGTTCAAGCTCTGCCCAGTTGCCTGTGGAGCGTTCACCTAACTGCTCGTGTGTCCGTGTGCACTCGACTGTATGCAATTGGAACTGGATCTCTAGCCCTGGTGATTGTCCGCATTCCACCAGATAGCTATAAGCAGTCTGGAGAAACTTCAGAAGACTTGGGAAAGGACTGATAAAACAAGATCTTTGATATAAGAAAACGACTGAATCTGAAGCTTGAAGAGCCAATGTCAAGGAGAAACTGGGTTATGTTTATAGTTTTTGcctaattgaaatatttttattacaaagttCATAGTAGTTCATACTTATTTAGTCATGTATATCTGTGGATCTCAAATATTTCCACATCCTGAGAAAATGATATACGTTAGATTAAGGTAAAAATATGCTGCTCATATTTCTCTTCTAACACTATGTTATCCGCAGCCTGCATCACCTCTCCCACAGACTTCCCATAACACTAATTGCCATTGGTTACAAGTCTGAACTGTTCTTGACTTTAATAGCTTCCTCTGTGTCACATAGGTTTAATAAGTGAAATACTGGATTGATATAAATGGAAGatctaggtgtttttttttactttggtagACAACGCtcaggaaaactttttttaaggtcATCTTTTACACAGTCTgagagaaaactacagaaaactgaccgttttttttttcattaaaagaattataactattcaaaagaacataaaaagggTTAAAATAAGCATCTAATGAAATTCAAACCAAACAAGGCCATTTTATGATGTTCATTCTTAAACATATCTGGATATAATATTCTTTATTGTAAACAGGACAAAATTCACTAGTTCCCAGGTGATGTCCGGTTCCTTCCAGTTCCAGGATCTGGcaagaatgactttttttttttttaacaccaatGTCATCTCTAAGCCTCCTCCCTAGTAAACTTCGCTACCCAGTGGAAGATAAATTAAGCTCAAGAATTTCagtaaaacaatttttgaagCAGTAGAGTGTCACCTACCCTGAGGAACAGAACTGAGCACTCTGCCTTAATCCCTATCCCCCATTTGTTGGGGGAGAAGAAGGTTTGGAGCAGTGGTGTTGGTGGGTTCCTAATGCATGTGATGCTTAATGCGTGCGATGCTTCACCAATAATGACCTTGAGAGAATGGAACACAAAACAGATACATCTTTATAAGAGAGGAATGGTAGACGGGAGGTATCTTGGTAAGGTTTCTAAGCATGGGATTCTATCAGCAGAAGAATGAGAATCAGGGCAAAAGGCTAGAGAAAAAGTGTCCCTGGGCGACTGTGGGCCGGAATGCTGgaagataaaatgaataattacagACTGTGAGTGCTCAAAGGACCTCAAAGAGCACCTCCTTTTCAATATCAAAATCTTACATGAGTTATTgtcaacacacatacacacactcacatatggTACCTGTTGTACACTTAGTACCTGttgcattttcattaaaaaaaaagatactaggaatcaagaaatactttaaaacgaatatatattttatgaattgcTATGTGcatgaatatttgaaaaacaataatataTGTACCTGAGACATGTAGATGTCATTTTGGTTTATCAGGTAAAGATACAGCTGCACATCCTTTAGAGAACATCAACATGCATGCTGATGAACTTCACACTCCCCGGCCTGCAAGTAACACCCATCTTAAGTAGTGGCCTTTATATCTAGACAAATGTTCACGCTTCCCAATGACAACTTCCCCAGGTTCCATCTGTCACAGTCCTTCTGAAGCCACACTGCTGTGTACGTGAGAGAAAGTGACAAGAGCTCCCTCTCCTCTGTAGGTTATTCAGCCCAAACTTTTTAGTGTGGACTAAAACTTTCCCCTGCCTTAAGATACCTCAACCACAGGCACTCTGCACTCCCACTCCCTTAGGCAATTTAGGCactaaagagattgtcttttacACCTTCCACCCACCTCTCTATCAGAACACTTCTCACCCATTTCCACTGGCTGGCCGCTTCTGCTGTGCTCATTCAGCTTTGAGAAGGGCGGCAAGATAACTTATCTACTTTTCCATGCCCTACTGTACTGTGCCTTCCTGTAAGGCTGTGCCATGTCTTGTACATCTCTTTGTATTCTATTACCTAATTATCGCTTGTAACATAAGAGGTGCTTCCTAAGTATTATTAAACAAATGGATGgctaaacaagaacaaaaaaaaattgtagaaaagtATCCCTAAAGTCTAATCATAGGCCAACAAATCCTAGGCAGAATTAATACAATGGCACTTTACTGATACAACTGAGTCACGTAGTTAAAGCATCGTTTTAAAAAACCTTATGcagaaaacaagaatgaaagtAGGCTGAGATGGATTGTGTTGTTTGTAATTAGGAAGGGAACGTGCAGTTAGCTCTTTTGCTTTCAGACTTCGCTGTTTGTTAAACTGGCACCCCCAGCTCCGCACACCGGTGGAAGACCACGCTGCAGCCCAGCCTGGCTTCTCACCGGAGCAGTCTGACACTCCCAGGAGTTGCCCCTGAGCCGTGGCCGTCCCCGGCCCTGGAAGGCTCCAATAGCTCCCAACAGCCCAGCTGTCCCCCGGCAATGCTCCTCCGACCCGAGGCACTTCTGGGGGCTCGAGCAGAGAGGACGCTCCCGAAGAGAGGTTGTCGGGTTctcaattttttctatttaatggaTACTCTCCCTTTGCTTCTGTTTCTGATTTgattaaagaggagaaaaaggacaaGAAGTATAATAGTAGCGGGTGACGCACCTGGCTTTACTTTCTCAATTCCGTCAAAgtttgtatttgtgtttgtgttttgttgttgttcttcatTTGACAGCAATCCCGTGAACTTCTCTTTGGGGGAAATGGCGCGTCCAAAGCCCGCCAACCCAGCCTGAGAGCTCTAGGACTTATTAgagtaatattttaaacaaaacccCGACAGACATATACTCAAAGGAGGACGTGCGCTCCTTAAGTCAGTCATCTGGTCTGATCGCGGTGCTCGGTTTGCTGTTTGTAACCAGAGTTAAGAGCAggatttttaaacatgaaaatggataaaagaaaagcTAAGCTGAGTCCCGGGGTCCGCCGACTCCTATTCATTATCCCCAGCAGCATATGGGACCATTCTCCCACTAGTGCTCGCCCTTTCTTccgcaaaagcaaaagcaaccaAGCCTGTCCCGCTTCATAGCAAACCCACTCTTTGTGCCGGAGCGGTGCCTCTCTGCCACCACTactacttcctcctcctcccgcccccttCTCCTCCCGCCCGCCGCCGACTTTCGCTCGGGGAAGCAGGCAGCGGGCGCCCTTTGCGCCGGGAAGCCAGTGCCGCGATTGGGCGACGGTCCCTGAGCTTCCAGTTCCGCGTCGGTTTCAAGGCTCCTCCCTCCTGGTGAAAGACAGACTGCGGGGCGCCTGGAAACCGGTCCGAGGGCGTGCGAGGGAGAGGAGAACGAGCGAGTTGAGGGATTGACACAAATGGtcaggcggcggcggcggagaaGGAGGCGGAGGCGCAGGGGGGAGCCGAGGCTGCTGGGCTGCCGAGAGTTGCGCGCTCTACGGGGCCGCGGCCACTAGCGCGGCGCCGCCAGCCGGGAGCCAGCAAGCCGAGGGCCAGGAAGGCGGGACGCGACCCCGGCGCCGGAGCCACCCGGGCTCTACCCGCCGCCCACGCTTCATGAATCGCAAGTttccgcggcggcggcggctgcgggACTTAGAGCGGGAACCGGGGGAGCGGGCTGAGCGCAGCTCGGGCTCGACGGAGGGCACAGGCGCGGAGGAGATCTCCCCGGCCGCAGGGGGAGCCGCCGCCGGCCGCGCCACTGCCAGCCCCAGCCGGGCGGCGCCAAGAAAGGAGCCGAGAAAGTATGGCTGAAGAGGAGGCGCCTAAGAAGTCccgggccgccgccgccgccgccgctggcGGCGCGAGCTGGGAACTTTATGCCGGGGCGCTCCCAACTGGACCCGTGGCGGAAGGGAGCGGAGACGCGgggagccgccgccgccgcccccctGCCGACTCCGGACGCTTGGCGCGCCGGCTCCTGCTACTGCTTTGGCTGCTGGAGGTTCCGCTGCTGCTGGGGGTCCGGGCGCAGGCAGTGGgccaggggcagggccaggggcccGGGCCGGGGCAGCAGCCCCCGCCGCCTCCGCCTCAGCAGCAGCAGGGCGGGCAACAGTACAACGGCGAGCGGGGCATCTCCATCCCGGACCACGGCTATTGCCAGCCCATCTCCATCCCGCTGTGCACGGACATCGCGTACAACCAGACCATCATGCCCAACCTTTTGGGCCACACAAACCAAGAGGATGCGGGCCTCGAGGTGCACCAGTTCTACCCCTTGGTGAAGGTGCAGTGCTCGGCGGAACTCAAGTTCTTCCTGTGCTCCATGTACGCCCCAGTGTGCACGGTGCTGGAGCAGGCTCTGCCGCCCTGCCGCTCCCTGTGCGAGCGCGCGCGCCAGGGCTGCGAGGCGCTCATGAACAAGTTCGGCTTCCAGTGGCCTGACACGCTCAAGTGCGAGAAGTTCCCGGTGCACGGCGCCGGCGAGCTGTGCGTGGGCCAAAATACGTCGGACAAGGGCACCCCGACACCCTCGTTGCTCCCGGAGTTCTGGACCAGCAACCCTCAGCACGGCGGCGGGGGGCACCGTGGCGGCGGCTACCCGGGGGGCTCTGGCGCGTCGGAGCGAGGCAAGTTCTCTTGCCCGCGCGCCCTTAAGGTGCCCTCCTATCTCAACTACCACTTCCTTGGGGAGAAGGACTGCGGTGCGCCCTGTGAGCCGACCAAGGTGTACGGGCTTCTGTATTTTGGGCCCGAGGAGCTGCGCTTCTCGCGCACCTGGATCGGCATCTGGTCAGTGCTGTGCTGCGCCTCCACGCTTTTCACAGTGCTCACGTACCTGGTGGACATGCGGCGCTTCAGCTACCCGGAGCGGCCCATCATCTTCCTGTCCGGCTGCTACACGGCAGTGGCCGTGGCCTACATCGCCGGCTTCCTACTGGAGGATCGAGTGGTGTGTAATGACAAGTTCTCCGAGGACGGGGCGCGCACAGTGGCGCAGGGCACCAAGAAGGAGGGCTGCACCATCCTCTTCATGATGCTTTACTTCTTCAGCATGGCCAGCTCCATCTGGTGGGTGATCCTGTCGCTCACCTGGTTCCTGGCAGCTGGCATGAAGTGGGGCCACGAAGCTATTGAGGCTAACTCGCAGTATTTTCACCTGGCTGCCTGGGCCGTGCCGGCCATCAAGACCATCACCATCCTGGCGCTGGGCCAGGTGGACGGCGACGTGCTGAGCGGGGTGTGCTTCGTAGGGCTCAACAATGTGGACGCGCTGCGCGGCTTCGTGCTGGCGCCCCTCTTCGTGTACCTGTTCATCGGCACGTCTTTCTTGCTGGCCGGCTTCGTATCCCTCTTCCGCATTCGCACCATCATGAAGCACGACGGCACCAAGACCGAGAAGCTGGAGAAGCTCATGGTGCGCATCGGCGTTTTCAGCG
The genomic region above belongs to Suricata suricatta isolate VVHF042 chromosome 2, meerkat_22Aug2017_6uvM2_HiC, whole genome shotgun sequence and contains:
- the FZD1 gene encoding frizzled-1; amino-acid sequence: MAEEEAPKKSRAAAAAAAGGASWELYAGALPTGPVAEGSGDAGSRRRRPPADSGRLARRLLLLLWLLEVPLLLGVRAQAVGQGQGQGPGPGQQPPPPPPQQQQGGQQYNGERGISIPDHGYCQPISIPLCTDIAYNQTIMPNLLGHTNQEDAGLEVHQFYPLVKVQCSAELKFFLCSMYAPVCTVLEQALPPCRSLCERARQGCEALMNKFGFQWPDTLKCEKFPVHGAGELCVGQNTSDKGTPTPSLLPEFWTSNPQHGGGGHRGGGYPGGSGASERGKFSCPRALKVPSYLNYHFLGEKDCGAPCEPTKVYGLLYFGPEELRFSRTWIGIWSVLCCASTLFTVLTYLVDMRRFSYPERPIIFLSGCYTAVAVAYIAGFLLEDRVVCNDKFSEDGARTVAQGTKKEGCTILFMMLYFFSMASSIWWVILSLTWFLAAGMKWGHEAIEANSQYFHLAAWAVPAIKTITILALGQVDGDVLSGVCFVGLNNVDALRGFVLAPLFVYLFIGTSFLLAGFVSLFRIRTIMKHDGTKTEKLEKLMVRIGVFSVLYTVPATIVIACYFYEQAFRDQWERSWVAQSCKSYAIPCPHLQAGGGAPPHPPMSPDFTVFMIKYLMTLIVGITSGFWIWSGKTLNSWRKFYTRLTNSKQGETTV